CGATAAATAAAATAAGTCCGCCCATCATCTGCTCCTTTTTGTAAAAATTATAGTTTGCCAAAATCTGCTTAAAACTTGCCTAAAATCATTGCGCGATAATGGCTTGATAATAGTGTGATAGTCGCCGCAATAGTTGCGCGGTAGTTGCTTTGATAGTCGTGCCAAATCACTTGCACTAGCTAAATCAAAGCCACAAAAAGCTACAAAGCTAGTCAAAAAACGACTTTATCGCTTCATCGATTTGTCTATCGCTTTTGCGCTTTTGGCTAAATCGCGCTAGTGCGCTAAAGATTTCCTCAAATTCTTGGGGATTTTCCCTCTTATACTTTAGCACCAAGTCTAGTGCTTCAAATGCAGAGTTGATTCGCGCCTGCTTGGATTCATACTCGTTTGTGAAAGTGTCGATTTTACTTTTTAGCTCATAGCCTAGTGCGCCGATTCTCGTTAGCTTAGGTAGATTCCAAAAGCTTTCAAACTCGCTTAGAAACTTAAAGCCTACACTAAGCATATCAAGCCATTTTTTCATTTTTTCCACTTTGTGCGCTCCTTTTGTGCGTTTGATTTGCAAAATGCAAAAGCGATTTGCGGTGGCATTTTGCGATGAGATTTTGCAAGTTTTTGTATAAGATTTTTGCGGGAATATTTTACAAAGCTAATGCGACAAATATTGTCGCTTCATAGTGCAAAATTATAAAAATGTAAAAAATTTGTGAGAAATTTTTTGCTTATCATCTAGTATGTTTTTATGAGTTGCTAGATTTTTCGCTACTTATTATTTCTAGCACGGATTGCATTTTTGCCTTTTGCAGATAGATTTTGCAGAGTTTTCTTTGCTGTGCGTTTATTGCCATTTTTGATTCGCATTTGCGTGTTTCTAAGGCTTTTATCATTTCGTATTTTACGCCTATTTTGCTATAAAGATGATTTGCAAAATACTCATATATGCTCTTTTGCACTTTCTCTACGATGATTTTTGTATTAGGCATTTTGGCAAATTTTTCTAGCATAGCTTTCACTTCCACGCTACACACGGCTTTTTCAACCGAATCTTTGCTGATAAAATCAGGCGATTTACCGCATTGCACGCATAGCTTTTTAATCTCGCTATGCGTTAGCTCTGCGATATATTTTGCTATTTCATCTTTATTGTGCATTGTCCTATACTAGCGCATTTAGTGCCACTTGATTTGTCGCTATGCTTTTTGCTAGGGCGATTTGTTGCGCTTCCTTGCCTAGCTTATCTGGCGAATTTTGATAGTTTTCTAAAAATTTCACGCTTTTTTGTGCGCTAGATTTTATGCCCTCTAACTTTGCGCTTAGCTTTTGCTTTGTCAGCTCAAACGCCGTATTTAGCGCGTTTTCTAGCTCGTTTTGAAAGCTATGCAAAGCATTAGCATTGGTATCATTGATAAAATTTTCCACCTTTTTGCGTTTGCCCTCGCCACTATCTTCCATTAGGATTTTTGATAGCGATTCATTATCAAAGCTAATTTGGCTGATTATTTGTGAGCGCAGATTTTCCTTTGCCTTATTAAAGTGATATTTAGCCGATTGGCGCATATCTCTAGCGATATTTTTATCTATATCCTTAAAGAGTTCATCGCTAAAATCAAACATTTTGCTAAATCCGCCCACAATCTGCTCTGCGCTATCATCTAGCTTTTGCAATGATGAGTTTTTATAGTTTGAGATAATCCCGCGAATGTGCTGTATCTCTGCGATACTAGCCTTTTGTGCGTCAAAAACTCCGCTTTGGGATAGCTCATTTGCTAGCTGCTTACTATCGTTGCCAAAAATCCAATCTTTCAATTTGCTTATAGCGATAGGTATCAGTGCCGCACCTGCTTGTATGGCATAAGGCAATAATTTTGCGCCAATCGTTTTTGCCGCACCAAGCAATGTCCCTATTGCCATCTCACACCCCCTTTATCGCATTTAGAATAGCGATTTTTTTATTTAAATCAAGTGCCAAATTCACTTGCTCACTTTGCTTTTGCTCTACATTTTTCGCTTCTTTGATTTTCTCTAGAGTCGCCATTTGCTTGCTTGCTAGAGTTTTGTGCATTTCTAGTTTGGATTCCAGCATTTTTATCATAGTATTGGCATTGTTTTCCACACTATCTACGAATCTATCACCCAAATTTCTAAATGCCTTTTTTATCGCATTGTCGATAAAACCGTTCATCTCTTTTCTTTTGGCTTCTCCGCTTTCTTTGCTTAAAATCTCTGCACATTCTGCGTTGCCAAGACTGATTTTGCTACCAATTTCACTTAGCACAAAACCTTTAAGTCTTTCAAATTCCGCTTCGCATTGCTTTGCGAAATTTTCCCCACTATCGGCTAAAATCCGCGCTAATCTTTTAATAGACTTGCGCCCTATGCCAATAAGCGCGACTTCAAAAGTTTCGCCCTCCTTGATAGCACTTGATTTAAAATAGCCTAGCTCATCGTTGATTTTCTTTATCTCACTCACAGTTGCTTGTTGCTCATCATAAGCACTCATTTGCCCGATATTGTGCGATAAATCAGCATTTGCCTTATTGATATTTCTAGCAGACTCATTTGCCGAATCACTAGAAAACCAATCTTTAATAGACTTAAATGCTTCAGTAGCAAAATCAGCCACAGCATTATAAACTTCTTTTCCAATTTCAGCAACCTTTTTGGCAATGCTAAGAGTTTCTATTGCAGTCTCTGCGTATTTTTTTGCAGTTTCTGCGTGTTTTTTTATTTTTTTCGCATCTAGTGCTTTTATAGAATCCAAAAGTCCCATTTTATCCTCCTTATTTATTCTTTTCGATGAGTTTTTCGATTTGCTCACCCAAACTTTTTAGCGTTTCTTTGCTTTGTGATTCAAACTGCTCCATAACGCCCTCTAACTCATTTTGCGCATTTTGCAAGTCTTGCAATTCACCTTTTTCTTTGGCGATTTGTGCGTTGATTGCCTCAAGTCCGCTAGATAGTGCCTCATAAGTATCTTGCTTTCTGAGTATGTCGCCTGTGAAATACGCCATAACTTCGCTATGCAGATTTTCATAATTTCTTTTTACGCCTTGATTATAAATATCTTGCGCATCGTTTAAAATGTCCTTTTGTATGCGTTCGTGCATCGAATCCACATTGGCAAACTCTAATAATCTATCCAAATTTGCGTCTATATCATCATTGCCACAGATTTTATAGCATTTCTCTTTTAGCGATTGAATCTTATAGTCTTCATCCAAATCATCTAACTCGCCCTTTTTGTAGAGTTCGCATAGCAACGCCACCCGCCCAGAGACATTGATGATATTTTTTTGCGCCAATTCTTTAGTATAGCAAGTGCGCTCTTTTATATTATCATCTATTTTTGTGGCGGTTAGATAGTTGCTCCACTCATCTTTTTGCTTTGCCCAATCATCTTTTGGATTTTCAAATCTATCATATTGTGTCCCAAGCACATATACTTTGCTAGGGTCGCTACTTTGGTCAAATGCGCTATAAATGGTAAGCACTTCATCTTTTGTCATCGCTTCTACACTATTGCAGACAAGCACGACTTTCGCACTTTTGATATATGCCCTAGTAATCTCCGAGCGATATGGCACAGGGTCATCTAGCCCGGGCGTATCTACAAACATTAGATTTTTTTCATAAGGAAAATCAGGGTAGCTAATCAGCACTTCTTTTACGAAAAAATGCTCTGCCTTTCTTGATGAAGTGTATTTTTTGAGCGATTCGACACTAAAAGGCTCTGTGATTGTAGCCTTGCCTACGAAATTATCTTTGTGTGATTCGGCATTGGCTTCGTTGTATTTTTTCAAAAACAATTCGCCACTTTTGAGTGCGTCATCATATAGCTTTTGCCACTCTTTTTGTGTGTAGAATGTTATTTGCATTTCTGCCTTTTTTCCCCACTTAAATTTCGTAAGCGTAGCCGTCTCTGGCGTAGGGTCCACACTTGCATACTTTGCTTTTAGCAGGGCATTTATAAGTGTGGATTTACCCGCCTTTATCGTGCCTACAAAGGCGATTTCTAAAAATTCGCTTTGATTTAGAAAATTATCCGCTTCGTTTATATAGCCATTCAAAATCTTTTTAGATTCATCACTATCCTCATCATTTGCGCAAACTTCAAGGACGCTTTTTATCCTCGCCACTTCATCAAAATACTTTTGCACCGCCTTATTTGGCGCAGGTTTTGAATCTATGGGCTTATTTAGCTTAGCGATAAAATCTTTTAGATTTTGCTCATTTTGCGCCAAAGCATTTTTATCGCTAAACTCATCGCCACCTACGATTTTGCCACATTTATAGCAAAATAACTCAACCTCAATTCCGCAATTTTCGCATTTTTGTAATGCTGACATTTTTTCTCCTTTGAAAGTTTGTTTATAAGAATCCAAGATTCTTAGATTCTTAATAATAAAATTATACAAAAGGGGTGCGACAGCATTTGTCGTCTGCAACATAGTTGCATAAATTTTTGCAAAAAATTTTACGGATTTTTTGAAAAATTTGCGAAAATGTCGTGTAGGGCGGGGTTTTCTCAAGTTACGATAAGTAGCATTTTGTTTTTTTTTTTTTTTTTGTAGTTGGATTTTTGTGGAGATTTAGGGGTATTTTTGATGATTTTTGAGGGATTTTTGGAGGTTTAAGCGAGGTTTAAGGTATTTAAGGTTTTGTGGGGTTTTTTGTATGTTTTGAATCTTGGGGAGTTGTGATATTTGGGGTTGTGATATTTTATGTGTTTTGGAGTTTTGTAAGATTTTGAATTTTATGAGATATTTCGCTTACGCTTAAATATGACAAATGCGGCAAAAAAATAAAATCAAATTCTACAAAGAAGTGAAATATGCAAAACTGTTTTTTTGAAATAAAAAAGCATTGCAAAATCGCTAGCGAAAAACCGCAGAATGCTTCCCAAAAAAGCCCGCACAAACCCCCGCGTGCTAAAGTGGTTTTGGATAAGATAAAATCAAAGAATGATATAATAGCAAGCCAAAAAATCACAAAAGGGCAAAGAAAATATGAAACTTGATAAGTTTTTGGATTCTAATGGTAAGATGAGTGAGGAGGCACTTCGCGGGTATGCTGTGAATATGCCAGAAGTAAGGTTTGATAGCACGGCAAGTTTTAAGGCATATTTTAAAGAGACAAAAGGGAGGTTTGGCTTTATACAAACTCCCTATAAGGTTGTGAAAGTAAATATGCCTTATGCCTACGCTCATTTTTACAAAAATACAAGTAAAGCAAATCGTGGTGCTATAAAATCAGCATTTTTTGAAACCT
This genomic stretch from Helicobacter macacae MIT 99-5501 harbors:
- a CDS encoding dynamin family protein — translated: MSALQKCENCGIEVELFCYKCGKIVGGDEFSDKNALAQNEQNLKDFIAKLNKPIDSKPAPNKAVQKYFDEVARIKSVLEVCANDEDSDESKKILNGYINEADNFLNQSEFLEIAFVGTIKAGKSTLINALLKAKYASVDPTPETATLTKFKWGKKAEMQITFYTQKEWQKLYDDALKSGELFLKKYNEANAESHKDNFVGKATITEPFSVESLKKYTSSRKAEHFFVKEVLISYPDFPYEKNLMFVDTPGLDDPVPYRSEITRAYIKSAKVVLVCNSVEAMTKDEVLTIYSAFDQSSDPSKVYVLGTQYDRFENPKDDWAKQKDEWSNYLTATKIDDNIKERTCYTKELAQKNIINVSGRVALLCELYKKGELDDLDEDYKIQSLKEKCYKICGNDDIDANLDRLLEFANVDSMHERIQKDILNDAQDIYNQGVKRNYENLHSEVMAYFTGDILRKQDTYEALSSGLEAINAQIAKEKGELQDLQNAQNELEGVMEQFESQSKETLKSLGEQIEKLIEKNK